Proteins encoded together in one Kutzneria kofuensis window:
- a CDS encoding DUF4177 domain-containing protein — protein sequence MTKWEYATVPLLIHATKQILDQWGQDGWELVTVLPNPSGEQHVAYLKREKA from the coding sequence ATGACTAAGTGGGAGTACGCCACGGTCCCGCTGCTGATCCACGCGACCAAGCAGATCCTGGACCAGTGGGGCCAGGACGGCTGGGAACTGGTGACCGTGTTGCCCAACCCGAGCGGCGAGCAGCATGTCGCCTACCTCAAGCGGGAGAAGGCGTGA
- a CDS encoding MBL fold metallo-hydrolase, protein MSDRPAVGERAEHPAYGILRPVTPTAAVLLADNPSEMTLDGTNTWVLRAPDSEACVVVDPGPDDEQHLSLVAAHGPVSTVLLTHGHPDHSAGARRFADMVKAPVYALDPAMRLGSEGLSDGDVLAQAGLEIRVLATPGHTADSLCFWLEHDAPPAVLTGDTVLGRGTTVTDDLGPYLDSLRRLAELPPGTAVLPGHGPDLPDAGTAARAYLAHREQRLNQVRAALAQLGPGATARQVVEVVYADVDRSLWFAAEWSVRTQLEYLRSLG, encoded by the coding sequence ATGAGCGACCGTCCTGCCGTCGGCGAGCGCGCCGAGCACCCCGCCTACGGCATCCTGCGGCCGGTCACGCCCACGGCCGCGGTGTTGCTGGCCGACAACCCGTCCGAGATGACGCTCGACGGCACCAACACCTGGGTGCTGCGTGCCCCCGACTCCGAGGCGTGCGTCGTCGTCGACCCGGGGCCGGACGACGAGCAGCACCTGAGCCTGGTCGCCGCGCACGGCCCGGTCAGCACCGTGCTGCTCACCCACGGCCACCCGGACCACTCCGCCGGCGCCCGCCGGTTCGCCGACATGGTCAAGGCTCCGGTGTACGCGCTGGACCCGGCCATGCGGCTCGGCTCCGAGGGCCTCTCCGACGGCGACGTGCTCGCCCAAGCCGGATTGGAGATCCGCGTCCTCGCCACCCCCGGCCACACCGCGGACTCCCTGTGCTTCTGGCTCGAACACGACGCGCCGCCGGCCGTGTTGACCGGCGACACCGTGCTCGGCCGCGGCACCACCGTCACCGACGACCTAGGGCCGTACCTCGACTCGCTGCGCCGGCTCGCCGAACTGCCGCCCGGCACCGCCGTACTCCCCGGCCACGGCCCCGACCTTCCCGACGCCGGCACCGCCGCGCGTGCCTACCTGGCCCACCGTGAGCAGCGCCTGAACCAGGTGCGAGCCGCACTGGCCCAGCTCGGCCCGGGCGCGACGGCCCGCCAGGTGGTCGAGGTCGTCTACGCCGACGTGGACCGCTCGCTCTGGTTCGCCGCCGAGTGGTCGGTGCGCACCCAGCTGGAGTACCTGCGCTCGTTGGGCTGA
- a CDS encoding NUDIX hydrolase, whose product MVPAIPPNPPVTPKDAATVALVREGSAGMEVFLLRRVAGMAFAGGMTVFPGGGVDRRDADTSVAWVGPEPAWWGRRFGCDPTMARALVCAAVRETFEESGVLLAGRDDISVVADAAQYADVRHALVNREVSLAQFLADAGLVLRADLLRPWANWVTPAEEPRRYDTRFFLAVLPEGQHADGQTSEADHAGWQRPQDAIDDWKAGRVGLLPPTWMTLAELREAGTVAAAMAMDRATDKIIPKVVRRGSTLHAVLPGDPEYDRAPLHLDPAPGDEVAGR is encoded by the coding sequence ATGGTGCCGGCCATCCCGCCGAATCCGCCCGTGACGCCCAAGGACGCGGCCACCGTGGCCCTGGTCCGCGAGGGCAGCGCCGGCATGGAGGTGTTCCTGCTCCGCCGGGTCGCCGGCATGGCCTTCGCCGGCGGCATGACCGTGTTCCCCGGCGGCGGCGTCGACCGCCGTGACGCGGACACCTCCGTCGCCTGGGTCGGGCCCGAGCCGGCTTGGTGGGGACGGCGGTTCGGCTGCGACCCGACCATGGCCCGCGCCCTGGTGTGCGCGGCCGTGCGCGAGACGTTCGAGGAGTCCGGCGTGCTGCTCGCCGGCAGGGACGACATCTCGGTGGTCGCCGACGCCGCGCAGTACGCCGACGTGCGGCACGCGCTGGTCAACCGCGAGGTGTCGCTGGCCCAGTTCCTCGCCGACGCCGGCCTGGTGCTGCGGGCCGACCTGCTGCGGCCGTGGGCGAACTGGGTTACGCCGGCCGAGGAGCCGCGCCGCTACGACACCCGGTTCTTCCTGGCCGTGCTGCCCGAGGGCCAGCACGCCGACGGGCAGACCAGCGAGGCCGACCACGCCGGCTGGCAGCGCCCGCAAGACGCGATCGACGACTGGAAGGCCGGCCGGGTCGGCCTGCTGCCGCCGACCTGGATGACCCTGGCCGAGCTGCGCGAGGCCGGCACCGTGGCCGCCGCGATGGCGATGGACCGGGCCACCGACAAGATCATTCCGAAGGTGGTCCGTCGGGGCAGCACGCTGCATGCGGTGCTGCCCGGCGACCCGGAGTACGACCGTGCGCCGCTGCACCTGGATCCGGCTCCCGGCGACGAGGTGGCGGGCCGATGA
- a CDS encoding RidA family protein encodes MSWRARLDELGIELPGVAAPVAAYVPAVRTGSHVYTSGQLPFVAGALPATGKVGGEIGQDEAKGYARTCALNALAAVDALVGLDSITRVVKVVGFVASAEGFTGQPAVVNGASELLGEIFGDAGVHARSAVGVAELPLGAPVEVELIVEIG; translated from the coding sequence GTGAGCTGGCGGGCCAGGCTCGACGAGCTGGGCATCGAGCTGCCCGGCGTGGCCGCGCCGGTCGCGGCCTACGTGCCGGCGGTGCGCACCGGCTCGCACGTCTACACCTCGGGCCAGCTGCCGTTCGTGGCGGGCGCGCTGCCCGCCACGGGCAAGGTCGGCGGCGAGATCGGGCAGGACGAGGCCAAGGGTTACGCCCGCACCTGCGCGCTGAACGCGCTGGCGGCGGTGGACGCCCTCGTCGGACTGGACTCGATCACCCGGGTCGTCAAGGTGGTCGGCTTCGTGGCCTCCGCGGAAGGCTTCACCGGCCAGCCGGCCGTGGTCAACGGGGCGTCCGAACTGCTGGGCGAGATCTTCGGTGACGCCGGCGTGCACGCGAGGTCAGCCGTTGGGGTGGCCGAGCTACCACTCGGCGCACCCGTCGAGGTCGAGTTGATCGTCGAAATCGGCTAA
- the dnaN gene encoding DNA polymerase III subunit beta — MDLTATTTQLAGTLADLVRLLPAKMYDPVLAGVLITADRDGVLVRGTDRERGVRLRCAATVHEDGQVLVPAKPLAETLRALDAPQVRLVVEGSRLAVRVPGARFALPLLEADLHPGVAEPPARVGEVDGPEFAGLLSVVASVASRDDALPMLTGVRLRGGPNRPLSMVATDRYRLAIATLPWTGESEVDAMVPAALLVEAAKQAASAERVALHVDGDRAGLVWGDSAIVTSLLASTLPDEGKLLPTTVDAAVTVDADALAGAVRRVGLFSEGPQIVQLDLGDGEIRVHGGGQQVGEAEELVKAEITGGRPNPAYQLRYLTDALKAFAGKQVTLSIQPGRRGTMFTTDSGQLQYLVVPIRTQG; from the coding sequence ATGGACCTCACCGCCACCACCACGCAGCTCGCCGGCACGCTCGCCGACCTGGTCCGGCTGCTGCCGGCCAAGATGTACGACCCGGTGCTGGCCGGCGTCCTGATCACCGCGGACCGCGACGGGGTGCTGGTCCGCGGCACCGATCGGGAACGCGGCGTGCGGCTGCGCTGCGCGGCGACCGTGCACGAGGACGGCCAGGTCCTGGTGCCGGCCAAGCCGCTGGCGGAGACGCTGCGTGCGTTGGACGCCCCGCAGGTCCGTCTGGTCGTGGAGGGTTCGCGGCTCGCGGTTCGAGTGCCCGGCGCTCGCTTCGCGCTGCCGCTGCTGGAGGCCGACCTGCACCCGGGCGTCGCCGAGCCGCCGGCCCGGGTCGGCGAGGTCGACGGCCCGGAATTCGCCGGCCTGCTGTCGGTGGTGGCCTCCGTCGCGTCCCGTGACGACGCCCTGCCGATGCTGACCGGCGTCCGGCTGCGCGGTGGTCCGAACCGGCCGCTGTCCATGGTCGCCACCGACCGGTACCGGCTGGCGATCGCGACGCTGCCGTGGACCGGCGAGTCCGAAGTGGACGCCATGGTGCCGGCGGCGCTGCTCGTGGAGGCCGCCAAGCAGGCGGCGTCGGCGGAACGGGTCGCCCTGCACGTCGACGGTGACCGGGCCGGGCTGGTCTGGGGCGACTCGGCGATCGTCACCTCGCTGCTGGCCTCGACGCTGCCCGACGAGGGCAAGCTGCTGCCCACCACCGTCGACGCCGCCGTCACGGTCGACGCCGACGCCCTGGCCGGCGCCGTCCGCCGAGTCGGCCTGTTCAGCGAGGGGCCCCAGATCGTGCAGCTGGACCTCGGCGACGGCGAGATCCGCGTGCACGGCGGCGGCCAGCAGGTCGGCGAGGCCGAGGAGCTGGTCAAGGCCGAGATCACCGGCGGCCGGCCGAACCCGGCCTACCAGCTGCGCTACCTGACCGACGCCCTCAAGGCGTTCGCCGGAAAGCAGGTGACGCTCTCGATCCAGCCCGGCCGCCGCGGGACCATGTTCACCACCGATTCGGGGCAGCTGCAGTACCTCGTGGTGCCGATCCGGACCCAGGGGTGA
- a CDS encoding Crp/Fnr family transcriptional regulator codes for MDETLARAGIFQGVDPSAAEALLVTLEPIDFPRGHVIFAEGEPGDRLYIIHSGKVKIGRKSPDGRENLLNIMGPSDMFGELSIFDPGPRTSTATTVTEVRALSMGRPELREWISKRPEIAEQLLRVLARRLRRTNNMLADLIFTDVPGRVAKALLQFARQFGSQEAGLLRVTHDLTQEEIAQYVGASRETVNKALADFAHRGWLRLEGKSVLILDPERLARRAR; via the coding sequence GTGGACGAGACCCTGGCCCGCGCGGGCATCTTCCAGGGTGTGGACCCGTCGGCGGCGGAGGCTCTGCTCGTCACGCTGGAGCCGATCGACTTCCCGCGTGGACATGTGATCTTCGCGGAGGGCGAGCCCGGCGACCGGCTCTACATCATCCACAGCGGCAAGGTGAAGATCGGCCGCAAGTCGCCGGACGGGCGCGAGAACCTGCTCAACATCATGGGCCCGTCGGACATGTTCGGCGAGCTGTCGATCTTCGACCCGGGGCCGCGCACGTCGACCGCGACCACCGTGACCGAGGTCCGGGCGCTGTCGATGGGCCGCCCCGAGCTGCGGGAATGGATCAGCAAGCGGCCCGAGATCGCCGAGCAGCTGCTGCGTGTGCTGGCGCGCAGGCTGCGCCGGACGAACAACATGCTGGCGGACCTGATCTTCACGGACGTGCCCGGCCGCGTGGCCAAGGCGCTGCTCCAGTTCGCCCGCCAGTTCGGCAGCCAGGAGGCCGGCCTGCTGAGGGTCACTCACGACCTCACGCAGGAGGAGATCGCCCAGTACGTCGGTGCCTCCCGCGAGACCGTGAACAAGGCGCTGGCCGACTTCGCCCACCGCGGCTGGCTGCGGCTGGAGGGCAAGAGCGTCCTGATCCTGGACCCGGAGCGCCTCGCGCGCCGCGCCCGCTAG
- a CDS encoding CehA/McbA family metallohydrolase, with amino-acid sequence MSINRRALLRAGGALAAGAVGTMLPGIAFAEGTDGSEQTITVTGRFEPGAPDWYYLPVDVPRGVAELTVVYSYDRPQVPPGQLGNALDFGVFGPAGHELGNHHGFRGWSGGARDRFTISASDATPGYLPGPIDPGTWHVILGPYTVAEQGLNYRVDITLRFGPPGAPFQVKPAPSFAPARRRGRDWYRGDGHLHTVYSDGKRTPDELVAAARAAGLDFIISTEHNSPSASLQWGRHATEDLLILNGEEVTTRSGHWPAWNLPMGRWIDWRYRDTEPNDFRRFVNEVHSVGGLVVAAHPYAPCIGCSFEFRYDLVDAIEVWNGPWTEDDEKTLQAWDAMLREGRWIPAVGDSDAHAEPQVVGLPHNVVLAEDLFGPFLFAGLKAGHTWIAESAQVQLSLMVTDGRRSAGIGETLRTGRPVTVHVEVDGVPGTQTRVLNQTGVVHAGAGSVEFATSPADSDWIRVEVRRGEQMVALTNPVFLRR; translated from the coding sequence ATGAGCATCAACCGGAGGGCGCTGCTCAGGGCGGGTGGCGCGTTGGCGGCCGGCGCGGTCGGCACGATGTTGCCGGGTATCGCGTTCGCCGAAGGCACGGACGGCAGCGAGCAGACCATCACCGTCACCGGTCGGTTCGAGCCGGGTGCTCCCGACTGGTACTACCTGCCGGTCGACGTGCCACGCGGGGTCGCCGAGCTGACCGTCGTCTACAGCTACGACCGCCCGCAGGTGCCGCCCGGCCAGCTCGGCAACGCGCTGGACTTCGGCGTCTTCGGACCGGCCGGCCACGAGTTGGGCAACCACCACGGCTTCCGCGGCTGGTCCGGCGGCGCCCGCGACCGGTTCACGATCAGCGCCTCGGACGCGACGCCCGGTTACCTGCCGGGCCCGATCGATCCGGGCACCTGGCACGTGATCCTCGGTCCGTACACCGTCGCCGAGCAGGGCCTGAACTACCGGGTGGACATCACGCTGCGGTTCGGGCCGCCGGGAGCCCCGTTCCAGGTGAAGCCGGCGCCGTCGTTCGCCCCGGCCCGTCGACGCGGCCGCGACTGGTACCGCGGCGACGGCCACCTGCACACCGTCTACTCCGACGGCAAGCGCACCCCGGACGAGCTGGTCGCGGCGGCCCGCGCGGCCGGCCTGGACTTCATCATCTCCACCGAGCACAACTCGCCCAGCGCCTCGCTGCAGTGGGGCCGGCACGCCACCGAGGACCTGCTGATCCTCAACGGCGAGGAGGTGACCACCCGGTCCGGGCACTGGCCGGCGTGGAACCTGCCGATGGGCCGCTGGATCGACTGGCGCTACCGCGACACCGAGCCCAACGACTTCCGGCGCTTCGTGAACGAGGTGCACTCCGTCGGCGGCTTGGTGGTGGCGGCGCACCCGTACGCGCCGTGCATCGGCTGCTCCTTCGAGTTCCGCTACGACCTGGTCGACGCCATCGAGGTGTGGAACGGCCCGTGGACCGAGGACGACGAGAAGACGCTGCAGGCCTGGGACGCGATGCTGCGGGAGGGCCGTTGGATCCCGGCGGTCGGCGACAGCGACGCGCACGCCGAGCCGCAGGTGGTGGGCCTGCCACACAACGTCGTGCTGGCCGAGGACCTGTTCGGGCCGTTCCTGTTCGCCGGGCTGAAGGCCGGGCACACCTGGATCGCCGAGTCGGCGCAGGTCCAGCTGTCGCTGATGGTGACGGACGGCCGGCGCAGCGCCGGTATCGGGGAGACGCTGCGCACGGGCCGTCCGGTGACCGTCCATGTCGAGGTGGACGGGGTGCCGGGCACGCAGACCCGGGTCCTGAACCAGACCGGGGTGGTGCACGCCGGCGCCGGGTCGGTCGAGTTCGCGACCAGCCCCGCCGACTCCGACTGGATCCGCGTCGAGGTGCGGCGGGGCGAGCAGATGGTCGCGCTGACTAACCCAGTTTTTCTTCGACGTTGA
- a CDS encoding MFS transporter, with protein MSQSASLSDYRTALTAPGAKLPVLASALARLPVAMIGLALLLYVQRATDSFATAGLTSAAALIGVSVGSVIQGRIVDRMGPTRPMCVTAGLTLLFVAGKVWAVETHQPEWLMVLLAFGIGLTELAVGSASRSLWVRLVPPGPARQAAYAYEAISMEVFFILGPGLAGLMTALPWAGTGLVAGTLCMVVGGLAFALTPTVRAWRPSRDELRPASLLGALASPGMRTVALAALGFGVTIGFVEVAVPAFATEAGAPSAGGLMLSLWSVSSVAFGVLYGVRPWPRAMHLRLPVLLAGFALLLLLLMLPSGMFGLGLALLAVGTLITPQSTAHSAAIELVAPAGTTTEAFGWVITSVTLGLAIGQSTSGQLVQNFGTSWSFLAAAGAGLVIAALVWAFRGTVKQSTLTTAALVNVEEKLG; from the coding sequence ATGTCCCAGTCCGCGTCCCTCTCCGACTACCGCACGGCCCTGACCGCACCCGGCGCCAAGCTGCCGGTGCTCGCCTCCGCGCTGGCCCGGCTGCCGGTCGCGATGATCGGCCTGGCGCTGCTGCTGTACGTGCAGCGCGCCACCGACTCGTTCGCGACGGCCGGCCTCACCTCGGCCGCGGCGCTGATCGGCGTCTCGGTCGGCTCCGTGATCCAGGGGCGGATCGTGGACCGGATGGGCCCGACCCGGCCGATGTGCGTGACGGCCGGCCTGACGCTGCTGTTCGTCGCCGGCAAGGTGTGGGCGGTCGAGACCCACCAGCCCGAGTGGCTGATGGTCCTGCTGGCCTTCGGCATCGGCCTGACCGAGCTGGCCGTCGGCTCCGCCTCCCGGTCCCTGTGGGTGCGCCTGGTGCCGCCCGGCCCGGCGCGGCAGGCGGCGTACGCCTACGAGGCGATCAGCATGGAGGTCTTCTTCATCCTGGGCCCGGGCCTGGCCGGCCTGATGACGGCGCTGCCCTGGGCCGGCACCGGCCTGGTCGCGGGCACGCTGTGCATGGTCGTCGGCGGCCTGGCCTTCGCGCTGACGCCGACGGTCCGCGCCTGGCGGCCCAGCCGGGACGAGCTGCGCCCGGCCAGCCTGCTCGGCGCGCTGGCCAGCCCCGGCATGCGCACGGTGGCGCTGGCCGCGCTGGGCTTCGGCGTGACGATCGGCTTCGTCGAGGTCGCGGTGCCGGCGTTCGCCACCGAGGCGGGCGCGCCGTCGGCCGGCGGCCTGATGCTGAGCCTGTGGTCGGTCAGCTCGGTGGCGTTCGGCGTGCTGTACGGCGTCCGCCCGTGGCCGCGGGCCATGCACCTGCGGCTGCCGGTGCTGCTGGCCGGCTTCGCACTGCTGTTGCTGCTGCTGATGCTGCCGTCCGGGATGTTCGGCCTGGGCCTGGCGCTGCTCGCCGTGGGCACGCTGATCACGCCGCAGTCGACCGCCCACTCGGCGGCGATCGAGCTGGTCGCCCCGGCCGGCACCACCACGGAGGCGTTCGGCTGGGTGATCACCTCGGTGACGCTGGGCCTGGCCATCGGCCAGTCCACCAGCGGCCAGCTGGTGCAGAACTTCGGCACCAGCTGGTCCTTCCTCGCGGCGGCCGGCGCCGGCCTGGTGATCGCCGCCCTGGTGTGGGCGTTCCGCGGCACCGTCAAGCAGTCGACGCTGACCACGGCGGCCCTGGTCAACGTCGAAGAAAAACTGGGTTAG
- the nth gene encoding endonuclease III: MTRALREGYPDAHCELDFVTPIDLTVAVILSAQCTDKRVNEVTPALFARYKTAADYAGANRVELEEMIRPTGFYRNKATSIMGLGAALVDKHGGEVPGTLDELVRLPGIGRKTANVVLGEAFNVPGITVDTHFGRLVRRWGWTEETDPVKVEHAIGELVPRKDWTMLSHWTIFHGRRVCHARKPACGACFLAPDCPSFGDGPTDPAVAEKLVKGDEAPHLLALAEQVRAKMPKKAKKVEKTVGAAK; this comes from the coding sequence ATGACACGCGCGCTGCGGGAGGGCTACCCAGACGCGCACTGCGAACTCGACTTCGTCACGCCGATCGACCTGACGGTCGCCGTCATCCTGTCGGCCCAGTGCACCGACAAGCGGGTGAACGAAGTCACACCGGCGCTGTTCGCCCGGTACAAGACCGCCGCCGACTACGCCGGCGCGAACCGGGTCGAGCTGGAGGAGATGATCCGGCCGACCGGCTTCTACCGGAACAAGGCCACTTCGATCATGGGCCTGGGCGCGGCGCTGGTGGACAAGCACGGCGGTGAGGTGCCGGGCACCCTGGACGAGCTGGTCCGGCTGCCCGGTATCGGCCGCAAGACCGCGAACGTGGTGCTCGGCGAGGCCTTCAACGTGCCCGGCATCACCGTCGACACCCACTTCGGCCGGCTGGTCCGGCGCTGGGGCTGGACCGAGGAGACCGACCCGGTCAAGGTCGAGCACGCGATCGGCGAACTCGTCCCGCGCAAGGACTGGACGATGCTCTCGCACTGGACGATCTTCCACGGCCGGCGCGTCTGCCACGCCCGCAAGCCGGCCTGCGGCGCCTGCTTCCTGGCCCCGGACTGCCCCTCCTTCGGCGACGGCCCGACCGACCCGGCGGTGGCGGAGAAGCTGGTCAAGGGCGACGAGGCCCCGCACCTGTTGGCCCTGGCCGAGCAGGTCCGGGCCAAGATGCCCAAAAAAGCCAAGAAGGTCGAGAAGACTGTCGGCGCCGCGAAATGA
- a CDS encoding ArsA-related P-loop ATPase codes for MTTPIVGWTEELSRARLHVVTGKGGTGKTTVAAALAIALATGGRRVLLVEVEERQGIAQLFDRAPLPYAEERIASAPDGGEIRALAVDADAAFMEYLAMFYNLGFAGRTLRRMGAIEFVTTLAPGLRDVLQTGKVKECVGRTDAAGRHMYDHVVLDAPPTGRVVKFLDVTKAVQDVAKVGPIRGQSEGVVRLMHSGDTAVHLVTLLEEMPVRETLDAVAELDGADLRPGAVFVNRVRPARLADRSVPAAASGRVDAARVRAGLGAVGLKLPEDELAGLVEETVEHAVRVQAEQRARELLAEADLPALELPELVDGVDVGALYELAETLVDQGVR; via the coding sequence GTGACCACACCCATCGTCGGCTGGACCGAGGAACTCAGCCGGGCCCGATTGCACGTGGTCACCGGCAAGGGCGGCACCGGCAAGACCACGGTGGCCGCGGCGCTGGCGATCGCGCTGGCCACCGGTGGCCGTCGCGTGCTGCTCGTCGAGGTCGAGGAGCGGCAGGGCATCGCCCAGCTGTTCGACCGCGCCCCGCTGCCCTATGCCGAGGAGCGCATCGCGTCCGCCCCGGACGGCGGCGAGATCCGCGCGCTCGCCGTGGACGCCGACGCGGCGTTCATGGAGTACCTGGCCATGTTCTACAACCTGGGCTTCGCCGGGCGGACGCTGCGGCGGATGGGCGCGATCGAGTTCGTGACGACGCTCGCGCCCGGGCTGCGGGACGTGCTGCAGACCGGCAAGGTCAAGGAGTGCGTCGGCCGCACCGACGCCGCCGGCCGCCACATGTACGACCACGTGGTGCTGGACGCGCCGCCGACCGGCCGCGTGGTGAAGTTCCTCGACGTCACCAAGGCCGTGCAGGACGTCGCCAAGGTCGGGCCGATCCGCGGCCAGAGCGAGGGCGTGGTCCGGCTGATGCACTCCGGCGACACCGCCGTGCACCTGGTGACCCTGCTGGAGGAGATGCCGGTCCGGGAGACCCTGGACGCCGTCGCCGAGCTGGACGGCGCCGACCTGCGGCCGGGCGCGGTGTTCGTGAACCGGGTGCGGCCGGCCCGGCTGGCCGACCGCTCGGTGCCGGCCGCCGCGAGCGGCCGGGTGGACGCCGCCCGGGTGCGCGCCGGGCTGGGCGCCGTGGGCCTGAAGCTGCCCGAGGACGAGCTGGCCGGGCTGGTCGAGGAGACCGTCGAGCACGCCGTCCGCGTGCAGGCCGAGCAGCGGGCCCGCGAGCTGCTGGCCGAGGCCGACCTGCCCGCGCTGGAGCTGCCCGAGCTGGTCGACGGCGTCGACGTCGGCGCGCTGTACGAGCTGGCCGAGACGCTGGTCGACCAGGGGGTCCGCTGA
- a CDS encoding ArsA family ATPase has protein sequence MPAKLHVDKLLDDPATKVIVCCGSGGVGKTTTAAALAARAAERGRRTVVLTIDPARRLAQSLGLRELDNTPRRVVVEGFDSSDRLHAMMLDMRRTFDDMVLAHAGPDRAEQILGNPFYQTISSSFSGTQEYMAMEKLGQLAADGSWDLIVVDTPPSRSALDFLDAPQRLSTVLDGRIIRLLSAPARAGGRGLLKIVGAGFGLFTKAISTIIGGQLLADASAFVQAFDSMFGGFRERAQKTYQLLRSPGTAFLVVAAPEPDALREASYFVERLAAESMPLAGLVLNRTHPVLASLPAGKALAAAEELDRTGEAPLAAAVLRVHADRVAVATREQRLLARFTKAHPSVAVTGVPALAEDVHDLAGLREIGRRLAGE, from the coding sequence ATGCCGGCAAAGCTTCATGTCGACAAGTTGCTGGACGACCCGGCGACCAAGGTGATCGTCTGCTGCGGCTCCGGCGGCGTCGGCAAGACCACCACCGCCGCGGCGCTGGCCGCGCGGGCCGCCGAGCGGGGCCGGCGCACCGTCGTGCTCACCATCGACCCGGCCCGGCGGCTGGCGCAGTCGCTGGGCCTGCGGGAACTGGACAACACCCCGCGTCGGGTGGTGGTCGAGGGCTTCGACAGCTCCGACCGCCTGCACGCGATGATGCTGGACATGCGCCGCACGTTCGACGACATGGTGCTGGCGCACGCGGGGCCGGACCGGGCCGAGCAGATCCTGGGCAACCCCTTCTACCAGACCATTTCCTCGTCGTTCTCCGGCACGCAGGAGTACATGGCGATGGAGAAGCTGGGCCAGCTGGCCGCGGACGGGTCGTGGGACCTGATCGTGGTGGACACCCCGCCCAGCCGGTCGGCGCTGGACTTCCTCGACGCCCCGCAGCGGCTGTCCACCGTGCTGGACGGGCGGATCATCCGGCTGCTGTCGGCGCCGGCGCGGGCCGGCGGCCGGGGCCTGCTGAAGATCGTCGGCGCCGGGTTCGGGCTGTTCACCAAGGCCATCTCGACGATCATCGGCGGCCAGCTGCTGGCCGACGCGTCCGCGTTCGTGCAGGCCTTCGACAGCATGTTCGGCGGCTTCCGGGAGCGGGCGCAGAAGACCTACCAGCTGCTGCGGTCGCCCGGCACCGCGTTCCTGGTGGTGGCCGCGCCGGAGCCGGACGCGCTGCGCGAGGCGTCCTACTTCGTGGAGCGGCTGGCCGCCGAGTCGATGCCGCTGGCCGGGCTGGTGCTCAACCGGACGCACCCGGTGCTGGCCAGCCTTCCGGCGGGCAAGGCGCTGGCCGCCGCCGAGGAGCTGGACCGGACCGGCGAGGCGCCGCTGGCTGCCGCCGTGCTGCGGGTGCACGCCGACCGGGTGGCCGTGGCGACCCGGGAGCAGCGGCTGCTGGCCCGCTTCACCAAGGCGCACCCGTCGGTGGCCGTCACCGGCGTGCCGGCGCTGGCCGAGGACGTGCACGATCTCGCCGGGCTGCGCGAAATCGGCCGCCGGCTCGCGGGTGAGTGA
- a CDS encoding Gfo/Idh/MocA family protein, with protein MEDQLRVGLIGAGPWATTVHAPGIADHPGTRLTAVWARRRDAAAELAGRYGAEVADDPDQLIDQVDAVAVAVPPAVQADLALRAARAGKHLLLEKPLAGTVEDARRIAGTIADNDLASLVMLTLRFSPEVIDWLAELGKVGGWTGGSAQWLSGALLGGQYSTSQWRHDQGALFDVGPHAFDLLDAALGPITEVIAAHKADNDLWHLILSHENDVTSTATLSMRLPTRPTVVDFAVYGSHGHRALGGRQTSAQQAYTAMLDDFVAMVHSGVHTHACDAQRGLRLQTVLDQAIRKLP; from the coding sequence GTGGAGGATCAACTGCGTGTGGGACTGATCGGCGCCGGGCCCTGGGCCACCACGGTGCACGCACCCGGCATCGCCGACCACCCCGGCACCCGGCTGACCGCGGTGTGGGCACGCCGCCGGGACGCCGCCGCCGAGCTGGCCGGTCGCTACGGGGCCGAGGTCGCCGACGACCCGGACCAGCTGATCGACCAGGTGGACGCGGTCGCCGTCGCGGTGCCGCCGGCCGTGCAGGCGGACCTGGCGCTGCGCGCGGCGCGGGCCGGCAAGCACCTGTTGCTGGAGAAGCCGCTGGCCGGCACGGTCGAGGACGCGCGCAGGATCGCCGGCACGATCGCCGACAACGACCTGGCCTCGCTGGTGATGCTGACCCTGCGGTTCTCCCCCGAGGTCATCGACTGGCTGGCGGAGCTGGGCAAGGTCGGCGGCTGGACCGGCGGCAGCGCGCAGTGGCTGTCCGGGGCGCTGCTCGGCGGCCAGTACTCGACCTCGCAGTGGCGGCACGACCAGGGCGCTCTGTTCGACGTCGGCCCACACGCCTTCGACCTGCTCGACGCGGCGCTGGGCCCGATCACCGAGGTGATCGCCGCGCACAAGGCGGACAACGACCTCTGGCACCTGATCCTGAGCCACGAGAACGACGTGACCAGCACGGCGACGCTGTCCATGCGGCTGCCGACCCGGCCGACGGTGGTCGACTTCGCGGTGTACGGCTCGCACGGCCACCGCGCGCTCGGCGGCCGGCAGACGTCGGCGCAGCAGGCCTACACCGCGATGCTTGACGACTTCGTCGCCATGGTGCACAGCGGCGTGCACACCCACGCCTGCGACGCCCAGCGCGGCCTGCGCCTGCAGACCGTCCTCGACCAGGCCATCCGCAAGCTCCCCTGA